A single Microcoleus sp. FACHB-672 DNA region contains:
- a CDS encoding WD40 repeat domain-containing protein produces MSWQNAQLIRTLSERSGPVADLAFSPDGLILASGSCDSTVKLWNLETGDRHRSLFGYPLGVNAVAINSDGTMLAIGAPDGTVDLWDMETGKRLRTLCGQGRVMAIVFSPDGKTLVSGNDNSFSDTVFATPANKGNADAGESHAGSINIWHLSTGKLLYNLCDPSVPVNALSISPDGKSLISGHRDGSINIWHRSSRSLPSHTLNGHQDAVYAVAISSNGLTMASGSGDKTIKLWQLANGHSSTTLIGHADAVYTVAISPDGQLLASGSGDGTITIWQMITGKRLCSLTGYSQNLNSVMSVVFSPDGQKLATGSGDGTIKIWQAS; encoded by the coding sequence ATGTCTTGGCAAAACGCCCAACTCATCCGCACCCTTTCGGAGCGTTCAGGCCCAGTCGCAGACCTTGCCTTCAGTCCAGATGGTTTAATTTTGGCAAGTGGTAGCTGCGACAGCACTGTAAAGCTATGGAATTTGGAAACCGGCGATCGGCACCGCAGTCTGTTTGGCTATCCCTTAGGCGTTAATGCCGTCGCGATTAATTCTGATGGCACAATGCTGGCAATTGGTGCTCCAGACGGAACCGTTGACTTGTGGGACATGGAAACCGGCAAACGACTCCGTACACTCTGCGGACAAGGTCGGGTTATGGCAATCGTCTTTAGTCCAGATGGGAAAACCCTTGTTTCTGGTAACGATAACTCATTTTCTGACACCGTCTTTGCAACACCGGCTAACAAAGGTAACGCTGATGCCGGCGAGAGTCATGCCGGCAGTATCAACATTTGGCATTTAAGCACCGGCAAACTGCTCTACAACCTCTGCGATCCATCGGTGCCGGTGAATGCGCTTTCTATCAGTCCGGACGGCAAAAGCTTAATTAGTGGACATCGTGATGGCAGCATCAACATTTGGCACAGAAGCAGCCGGTCTCTGCCCTCACACACGCTTAACGGTCATCAAGATGCCGTTTATGCAGTTGCCATTAGCTCAAATGGGCTAACTATGGCTAGCGGCAGTGGAGATAAAACGATCAAGCTGTGGCAGCTAGCGAACGGCCATAGTTCTACCACGCTCATCGGTCATGCAGATGCAGTTTATACAGTGGCGATAAGTCCAGATGGGCAACTGCTGGCGAGTGGTAGCGGGGATGGCACGATTACAATTTGGCAGATGATCACCGGCAAACGACTGTGTTCTCTCACCGGCTATTCTCAGAATTTAAACTCAGTGATGTCCGTTGTTTTTAGCCCCGATGGCCAGAAGCTAGCCACCGGCAGCGGAGATGGCACCATCAAGATTTGGCAGGCCAGCTAA
- a CDS encoding alpha-ketoacid dehydrogenase subunit beta: MAETLFFNALREAIDEEMARDPSVFVLGEDVGHYGGSYKVTKDLYKKYGDLRVLDTPIAENSFTGMAVGAAMSGLRPIIEGMNMGFLLLAFNQISNNAGMLRYTSGGNFKIPMVIRGPGGVGRQLGAEHSQRLEAYFQAVPGLKIVTCSTPYNAKGLLKSAIRNDNPVLFFEHVLLYNLKEDLPTEEYLLPLDKAEVVRQGKDVTILTYSRMRHHVMQAVKSLEKEGLDPEVIDLISLKPLDFDTIGASIRKTHRVIIVEECMKTGGIGAELIASISDRLFDELDAPVLRLSSQDIPTPYNGALERLTIVQPEQIVEAVQKMVGLRV, from the coding sequence ATGGCAGAGACGCTTTTCTTTAACGCCCTCCGGGAAGCCATTGACGAAGAAATGGCGCGTGACCCCTCGGTGTTTGTCCTCGGTGAAGACGTGGGTCACTATGGTGGCTCCTATAAAGTCACAAAAGACCTATACAAAAAATATGGCGATCTGCGGGTTTTAGATACCCCCATTGCGGAAAATAGCTTCACCGGCATGGCCGTGGGAGCCGCAATGAGCGGTCTGCGGCCTATTATTGAAGGCATGAACATGGGCTTTTTGCTGCTCGCCTTCAACCAAATTTCTAACAACGCCGGGATGTTGCGCTACACCTCTGGCGGCAACTTCAAAATCCCAATGGTGATTCGGGGTCCAGGAGGCGTTGGCCGGCAGTTAGGCGCAGAACACTCCCAACGACTCGAAGCTTATTTCCAGGCAGTTCCAGGTCTAAAGATCGTCACCTGCTCGACTCCTTATAATGCTAAAGGTCTGCTGAAATCAGCCATTCGCAACGACAATCCGGTTTTATTCTTTGAACACGTCCTCCTCTACAATCTCAAAGAGGACTTGCCGACAGAGGAATATTTGCTGCCCCTCGACAAGGCAGAAGTCGTGCGTCAAGGCAAAGATGTCACCATCCTCACCTATTCCCGGATGCGTCACCATGTCATGCAAGCCGTGAAAAGTTTGGAAAAAGAAGGGTTAGATCCGGAAGTGATCGACCTGATTTCACTCAAACCCCTTGACTTTGACACCATTGGTGCCTCCATCCGCAAAACTCATCGCGTGATTATTGTTGAAGAGTGCATGAAAACCGGTGGCATTGGCGCTGAATTAATTGCCTCAATCAGTGATCGCTTGTTTGATGAATTGGATGCGCCGGTGTTGCGGTTGTCTTCCCAAGATATTCCCACACCTTACAATGGTGCGCTGGAACGTCTGACGATCGTTCAACCAGAGCAAATTGTAGAAGCCGTACAAAAAATGGTGGGCTTGCGAGTCTAG
- the secD gene encoding protein translocase subunit SecD gives MQKQTSWLALILVLIIGAITVLYRVPIRLGLDLQGGAQLTIQVKTTDEIKEITPQMLEDVESVVRNRVDALGVSEPLVQTVGQDQIVVQLPGVNDPEQAERVLGGTAQLEFRRENNNQEVTAELNVRQQELRQLLTKQVELENGGDQAAIAQNQAALAQKNEQINGLFDKLYERIGLGGKNLKEAYAQPEQSGNNWNVGIGFDQVGGEKFAELTKNLAGTGRSIGIFLDERLISAPVVGPEFAQSGITGGNAVITGRFTAEAANELAVQLRGGSLPVPVEIVENRTVGATLGRDSIQRSIYAGLGGLTLVLIFMGVYYRLPGVIADISLVIYSLLTLASFVLLGVTLSLPGIAGFILSIGMAVDANVLIFERTREELRAGKSLYRSVESGFYRAFSSILDGNVTTVIACAALFWLGSGLVRGFALTLGLGVLVSMFTALTCSRTLLFFAISFPQLRKPQWFCPNLPMSLKSKAGSA, from the coding sequence ATGCAAAAACAAACTTCATGGTTGGCTCTCATTTTAGTTCTGATAATTGGTGCCATTACGGTGCTTTATCGGGTGCCAATCCGTCTGGGATTAGACCTACAAGGTGGCGCACAACTGACCATTCAGGTGAAAACCACTGATGAGATCAAAGAAATCACGCCTCAAATGTTAGAAGATGTTGAGAGCGTGGTGAGAAACCGAGTTGACGCACTCGGCGTTTCTGAACCGTTGGTGCAAACCGTTGGGCAGGATCAAATCGTTGTGCAATTGCCAGGGGTGAATGACCCTGAACAGGCAGAACGCGTTCTCGGTGGAACCGCTCAACTAGAGTTTCGGCGAGAAAACAATAATCAGGAAGTCACCGCAGAATTAAATGTTAGACAGCAAGAACTGCGGCAATTATTAACGAAACAGGTTGAGCTGGAGAACGGGGGAGATCAGGCTGCAATTGCCCAAAATCAAGCCGCGCTCGCGCAAAAAAATGAGCAAATAAACGGGCTGTTCGATAAACTTTACGAACGCATTGGTTTAGGCGGCAAAAATCTCAAAGAAGCCTACGCTCAACCAGAGCAAAGCGGGAACAACTGGAATGTTGGCATCGGCTTTGATCAGGTGGGAGGTGAGAAATTTGCGGAACTGACCAAAAATCTAGCCGGCACTGGACGCAGCATCGGCATTTTCCTTGATGAACGGCTAATTAGTGCTCCGGTTGTCGGGCCAGAATTTGCCCAATCCGGCATCACCGGCGGCAATGCGGTGATTACGGGACGCTTTACAGCAGAAGCCGCGAATGAACTAGCAGTGCAGTTGCGAGGTGGTTCTTTGCCGGTGCCGGTAGAAATTGTCGAAAACCGCACAGTGGGTGCCACACTAGGACGCGATAGCATTCAGCGCAGTATTTATGCCGGCCTAGGGGGTCTGACTTTAGTTCTGATTTTCATGGGCGTATACTACCGGCTGCCCGGAGTCATTGCCGATATCTCCCTGGTGATCTATTCTTTGCTGACGTTGGCTAGCTTTGTGTTACTCGGCGTCACCTTAAGCTTGCCTGGAATTGCCGGGTTTATTCTCAGTATTGGGATGGCTGTTGACGCCAACGTGCTGATTTTTGAGCGCACGCGAGAAGAATTGCGAGCCGGTAAAAGTTTGTATCGCTCTGTAGAATCAGGTTTTTATCGTGCTTTTTCCAGTATTTTAGATGGCAACGTCACAACAGTGATTGCCTGTGCGGCCCTGTTTTGGTTGGGAAGCGGCTTGGTGCGAGGCTTTGCTCTAACCCTCGGCTTAGGGGTGTTGGTGAGTATGTTTACCGCCCTCACTTGCAGTCGCACTCTGCTGTTTTTTGCCATCAGCTTTCCGCAATTGCGGAAACCACAATGGTTTTGTCCCAATCTGCCCATGTCATTGAAATCTAAGGCAGGGAGTGCATGA
- the secF gene encoding protein translocase subunit SecF: MKLNVIKRRSLWWTISIAIILSGLIAMVISWTRPDIRAPLRPSLDFVGGTRLQFELDCTKPNNCVSEADPSKPRRIEIGTVRDLLTQQGLGGSTIQILDKDPKVKDQQVISIRTKELKEQDRTQLRSTLESKIGAFDPQAVRIDTVGPTLGRQIFSSGLLALLISFAGITIYLTFRFQLDYAFFAFVALFHDVLITIGIFSILGLVLGVEADSLFIVALLTIIGFSVNDTVVIYDRVREVIALHPDQHINQIVDDAVNQTLTRSINTTLTVLLTLFSIFLFGGETLKYFALALIIGFTAGAYSSIFIASSLLAWWRERTGKAIAGPAPGTENPEISASPDR; this comes from the coding sequence ATGAAACTCAACGTTATCAAACGCCGATCGCTTTGGTGGACAATTTCTATCGCCATCATTCTCAGCGGTCTGATCGCAATGGTCATCTCTTGGACTCGGCCAGACATCCGTGCCCCCCTTCGTCCTAGCCTAGATTTCGTTGGGGGAACGCGGTTGCAGTTTGAACTCGACTGTACCAAACCGAACAATTGCGTTAGCGAAGCCGATCCTTCAAAACCCCGCCGGATCGAAATTGGCACCGTCCGGGATCTCTTGACACAGCAGGGTTTGGGCGGCAGTACGATCCAAATTTTGGATAAAGATCCAAAAGTAAAAGATCAGCAGGTAATCTCCATTCGGACAAAGGAATTGAAAGAGCAGGATCGCACTCAACTGCGATCCACTCTAGAGTCGAAAATCGGTGCCTTTGACCCTCAAGCCGTTAGGATCGACACCGTTGGCCCGACTTTAGGACGCCAGATTTTTTCTTCCGGCTTACTGGCACTGCTGATCTCCTTTGCCGGCATCACGATTTACCTGACTTTCCGTTTCCAGTTAGACTATGCCTTTTTTGCCTTCGTGGCATTGTTCCACGATGTTTTGATCACTATAGGCATCTTCTCGATTCTCGGCTTAGTGCTGGGGGTGGAAGCGGACAGTTTATTTATCGTGGCGCTGCTAACGATTATCGGTTTCTCGGTGAATGATACGGTGGTGATTTACGATCGGGTGCGAGAGGTGATCGCTCTCCATCCTGACCAGCATATCAACCAAATCGTGGACGATGCCGTTAATCAAACGCTGACACGGTCAATTAATACAACATTAACCGTGCTGCTGACGCTGTTTTCCATCTTTCTGTTTGGCGGCGAAACACTGAAATATTTTGCCCTTGCGTTAATTATTGGCTTTACTGCCGGTGCTTATTCAAGTATCTTCATTGCAAGTTCCTTGCTTGCTTGGTGGAGAGAGCGCACGGGTAAAGCGATAGCAGGGCCGGCACCCGGGACAGAAAACCCTGAAATATCTGCCAGCCCAGATCGTTAG
- a CDS encoding peptide ligase PGM1-related protein has product MQSQNLSSIDQADKFRQLQTDLRTRWQSVDLFDTGDYDILVVPSLSLDQREMLKIEGVHHYEERLLFSLIRLRNPFTRLIYVTSQPLHPSVIDYYLQLLPGIPFSHARDRLLLFSTYDTSPKPLSEKILERPRLMQRIRQALDPLKSYMICYNSTPLEEALSVQLGIPLLAAAPDLLYWGTKSGSRQIFTECNVPLPAGSQLVHTADDLAEAAGELWAKEPQLQRMVIKLNEGFSGEGNALLDLKPLQDVAPANRVQAIREQFSSLRFQAVNETWENFSSRIPELGAIAEAFIEGEEKRSPSVQGRIMPNGEVEILSTHDQILGGPDGQIFLGCRFPADEVYRLRLQELGVRVGQNLAEKGALERFGVDFIAVRQDNGQWDMQAIEINLRKGGTTHPFMTLKLLTNGRYERSTGLFYSQQGRPKFYTATDNLQKDRYQGLLPNDLMDIIAHNQLHFDSSTETGTVFHLMGCLSQFGKLGLTSIGNSPQQAEEIYNKVVKALDEETGSADDAGWVSPPSHPIKWNGRG; this is encoded by the coding sequence ATGCAATCTCAAAATTTATCATCCATTGATCAGGCGGACAAGTTCCGACAACTTCAGACTGATTTACGCACTCGCTGGCAAAGTGTGGATTTGTTTGACACCGGCGACTACGATATTTTAGTCGTCCCCTCTCTGAGCCTCGATCAACGAGAAATGTTGAAGATTGAAGGGGTGCATCACTATGAAGAACGGCTGCTATTTTCGCTCATCCGCCTCCGTAACCCTTTTACTCGGCTAATTTACGTCACATCCCAGCCGCTGCACCCTAGCGTCATCGATTACTATTTGCAGCTGTTACCGGGAATTCCGTTTTCTCACGCCCGCGATCGTTTGCTGTTATTCTCCACCTACGATACTTCTCCCAAGCCACTGAGTGAGAAGATTTTAGAACGCCCTCGGTTAATGCAACGGATTCGGCAGGCATTAGATCCGCTGAAATCTTACATGATTTGCTACAACTCGACGCCGCTAGAGGAGGCTTTGTCAGTGCAGTTGGGCATCCCTTTACTAGCGGCTGCGCCGGATTTGCTGTATTGGGGTACGAAAAGCGGCAGCCGGCAAATCTTTACCGAATGTAATGTCCCCCTTCCAGCCGGCAGCCAATTAGTTCACACGGCTGACGATCTGGCAGAAGCAGCCGGTGAATTGTGGGCAAAAGAACCGCAATTGCAACGGATGGTGATTAAGCTAAACGAAGGGTTTTCGGGAGAAGGCAACGCCCTGCTAGACTTGAAGCCGTTGCAGGATGTCGCGCCGGCAAACCGAGTGCAAGCGATCCGCGAACAGTTTTCCTCACTCCGCTTCCAAGCCGTTAACGAAACCTGGGAAAACTTTAGCAGTCGCATTCCAGAATTGGGGGCGATCGCAGAGGCGTTTATTGAAGGGGAAGAGAAGCGATCGCCCAGTGTGCAGGGGCGGATTATGCCCAATGGCGAGGTTGAAATTCTTTCCACCCACGACCAAATTTTAGGCGGTCCTGATGGCCAGATTTTCTTGGGATGCCGATTTCCCGCCGATGAGGTTTATCGCCTGCGCTTGCAAGAATTAGGGGTGCGAGTGGGTCAGAATTTGGCGGAAAAAGGCGCTTTAGAGCGTTTTGGGGTTGATTTTATTGCAGTGCGTCAAGATAATGGCCAATGGGATATGCAGGCAATTGAAATTAACTTGCGTAAGGGCGGCACAACCCATCCGTTTATGACGCTTAAGCTGCTAACAAATGGCCGGTATGAGCGATCTACGGGTTTATTTTACAGTCAGCAAGGGCGTCCAAAATTTTACACGGCAACTGATAATTTGCAAAAAGACCGATATCAGGGCTTGTTGCCAAATGATTTGATGGATATTATCGCTCACAACCAGTTGCATTTTGATAGTAGTACGGAGACAGGAACGGTTTTTCATTTAATGGGTTGCTTGTCTCAATTTGGCAAATTGGGACTGACGAGTATTGGTAATTCTCCCCAACAGGCAGAAGAAATTTACAATAAGGTTGTGAAGGCGCTGGATGAGGAAACGGGTTCTGCTGATGATGCCGGCTGGGTGTCGCCGCCTAGCCATCCGATTAAATGGAATGGACGGGGATAA